The following proteins are encoded in a genomic region of Enterocloster clostridioformis:
- a CDS encoding potassium channel family protein, with the protein MVRKQTEAMSYGIIGLGRFGSALAATLAEADKELMVLDRSEEKIRQARNYTEHAYVVKDLQKETLRETGIQNCDVVVVCIGDKVDVSILTTLNVINLGVPQVVAKANSPEQGEILEKIGAQVVYPERDMAVRLARRLISKRIFNLFEPDQNVDISEIKTTRKLTGQSVRDAQLRNRYGINIIAITRGRWLTTDVSPDYVFQDEDTVLVIGEREKIKRLADDLVR; encoded by the coding sequence ATGGTACGAAAACAGACAGAGGCAATGTCTTATGGAATCATAGGTCTGGGAAGGTTTGGAAGCGCACTGGCCGCAACCCTGGCCGAGGCGGATAAAGAGCTTATGGTGTTGGACAGAAGTGAGGAAAAAATCAGGCAGGCCAGAAACTATACGGAACATGCGTATGTGGTAAAGGATTTGCAGAAGGAGACGCTGCGGGAGACGGGAATACAAAACTGTGATGTGGTAGTGGTCTGTATCGGTGACAAGGTGGATGTAAGCATTCTAACCACCCTCAATGTAATCAATCTGGGCGTGCCCCAGGTGGTGGCCAAGGCCAACAGTCCGGAACAGGGCGAGATTCTGGAGAAAATCGGGGCCCAGGTGGTGTATCCTGAGAGGGATATGGCAGTCCGCCTGGCCAGAAGGCTTATCTCAAAGCGCATATTCAATCTCTTTGAGCCGGACCAGAACGTGGATATATCTGAAATAAAAACCACCAGAAAGCTTACAGGCCAGTCTGTCAGGGACGCCCAGCTGAGGAACCGGTACGGCATTAACATAATCGCCATCACCAGAGGCAGATGGCTGACCACAGATGTCAGCCCGGATTATGTGTTTCAGGATGAGGATACGGTGCTTGTGATTGGGGAGAGGGAGAAGATCAAGCGTCTGGCGGACGATTTGGTGCGGTGA